From Dendropsophus ebraccatus isolate aDenEbr1 chromosome 10, aDenEbr1.pat, whole genome shotgun sequence:
TGACATAGGATGGCTCTTTCCCGTCCCCCAGGGGGCGCTGAGGTCGGTGAAGACATGGCCGTCTAGAGGCTCGTATGAGATCGGCAGAGAGAGGGTTACAGAGAACCTACACGGCGAACAAATCTCAGTGTTTGCAGACTGGGAGTTACTGGGTGTAAAGAACATTCCGCTAAGATGAGAAGAGACATCTGTGCTGGACGGAGGGGATGGGACACGACTACTGCTGGCACTGTCCCTGGGCATATTGTTCTGTTACCTTGATCTGGTGACCACACTCTGTCACTGAGCCGCCACCATCTCAGGATCTCGCCTAAGCTTTGTATTCATCTCCTCCACACCAGACCCTCCCTCTATTTGTCAGCAGAGATAAGGAGCTGAGGCCGACCCctgaggagcccccctataatattatcctcctcctcctccagtatacaGCCGGCACAATGTAGTAAGGCAGGTAACATTTTCCTGGCATCACTAAACTCACTACACAGAACATGTCTCCTCTGCTCTTGAGtccagtggtggtggaggaggtggctcccctctattacagcaccaccctggtatcagtgaccgctatacacccctctattacagcaccaccctggtatcagtgaccgctatacacccctctattacagcaccaccctggtatcagtgaccgctatacacccctctattacagcaccaccctggtatcagtgaccgctatacacccctctattacagcaccatcctggtatcagtgaccgctatacacccctctattacacaccaccctggtatcagtgaccgctatacacccctctattacagcaccaccctggtatcagtgaccgctatacacctctctattacagcaccaccctggtatcagtgaccgctatacacccctctattacacaccaccctggtatcagtgaccgctatacacccctctattacacaccaccctggtatcagtgaccgctatacacccctctattacacaccaccctggtatcagtgaccgctatacacccctctattacagcaccgccctggtatcagtgaccgccatACAGTCCTCTATTAcacaccgccctggtatcagtgaccgctatacacccctctattacagcaccgccctggtatcagtgaccgctatacacccctctattacagcaccgccctggtatcagtgaccgctatacacccctctattacagcaccgccctggtatcagtgaccgctatacacccctctattacagcaccgccctggtatcagtgaccgctatacacccctctattacacaccgccctggtatcagtaactgctatacacccctctattacagcaccaccctggtatcagtgactgctatacacccctctattacagcaccgccctggtatcagtgaccgctatacacccctctattacagcaccgccctggtatcagtaactgctatacacccctctattacagcaccgctcTGATATCAGtcaccgctatacacccctctattacagcaccgccctggtatcagtgaccgctatacacccctctattacacaccgccctggtatcagtgactgctatacacccctctattacagcaccgccctggtatcagtcaccgctatacacccctctattacagcacctcCCTGATATCAGtcaccgctatacacccctctattacagcaccatcctggtatcagtgaccactatacacccctctattacagcaccgccctggtatcagtgactgctatacacccctctattacaaaaccgccctggtatcagtgaccgctatacacccctctattacacaccgccctggtatcagtgaccgctatacacccctctattacagcaccgccctggtatcatatctatctctctctctatataatgTTTCTTTCCTTCCGTCCATTCTGATCAGTTACAATTTATGAGAcaaaattcaaataaaaaaaacagacaccatTTATTGTGCACAGAATCCCAAAAATCAGAGTGATCAAATCATCGTCCTGTGACTTGTTCTTCGTGTAACAATGATGGGAGTTTTCTGAGGAGGTCATTGGGGGTATCTTTGGATCAGGAAGACCCCTGTAGATGGCGTCAGGTGGTGTAcccggagggggaggggcggtgcAGGGTCCACAGGTCCTCAATCCTTTTTGGCTCCTTGTTTTCTCAGCTGAGCACGAAACCTGAAGCAAAGAAACAAGTGGTGAATGTGAGTCTATacaagagcgccccctgctggtcactagTTGTACTGCTTTAATAATAAGGGTAACACTGCAAAACCCTATACAGAGCCTCTACACTGGACCCCTCCATCACCCTGATCCTAGAAAATCCTGGAGTTATATGGCCTTAAATTATCTATTAGTGCATAGATCTGAtcggcagtcctatgtaaccccacagataacacagtaatatctctgaatacagataatgtagtagctgtcacctgcagtcctatgtaaccccacagataacacagttatatctctgaatacagataatgtagtagctgtcacctgcagtcctatgtaacactacagataacagtgatatctctgagtacagataatgtagtagatatcacctgcagtcctatgtaaccccacagataacacagtgataacatTACATAGGACTGCCAGTAACAGTATTATTTTTTAAGCACAGTCACATaacacagtcagctctgctatgcgCACATGTCTCTCAGCAGTcgccattgtcttctattacatgaagtTTCTTACTTTGCTCTAAATGATGCAAACCGACCGGTGACCATGGAGACGTATCGATCGACCAGCGCCTGCGGAGAGATGGAGGGGGGATGTCAGTGtgtagataaatatatataccccctgctgtctgtatatacatagcCAGTGATTGTATACTGTAGGGGTCCTGTCACAGATAGCTGTATTCCCCAATATCTATGTGTAGCTGCTCCGTCCACATGTCACTGGCCCATACCCTGTATCTATATGTGCCCACACCTCTATAGGTCACAACTGGTTGTGCCCTAGATGACCATCTATAGGTCAGTGCCCCCCAATATCTATATGTGCTCATCACTTCTATAAGTTgtttccccctatatctatatgtgGCCAGCACCTCTATAGGTTgtgtccccctatatctatatgtgCTCATCTCCTCTATACGTTGTGTCCCTCTATATCTATATGTGCTTAGCAGCTATATAGGATgtgtccccctatatctatatgtaCTCATCACCTCTATAGGTTgtgtccccctatatctatatgtgCTCATCTCCTCTATAGGTTgtgtccccctatatctatatgtgCTCAGTAAATCTGTGTCACTCACCTGGTTGTGTTTGTACATGACAGGAAATGTGAAGACTCCGATCACCCCTACAGCAAAGAAAGAAGAGCATGAGGGCACGGAGCGGCATGTGGGGACCCTGAGTGCCCCCCAATATCCCACActacccccagtatatatactgtatacaggaggagcaccCCACAGGTGAGAGGTCGGGGTATTACCAAGAAGCAGAAGGGTCAGTCCATTCACCACAGCGCCAACATATGTGAGGAGGTAGAGGAGGAGTAAGAACTGTGGGAAGAAGAAACATCAGGGAAGAGAGTACAGTTATGTATGGAGGACAGAAGGGTGAGGTCTACGGGGGTGGGGTCGGAATGCTGAGGCGAACGGGGGTAAGGGGGGCGATGTGTACAGGGGGACCTTACCTTTAGTGACTCCTTTGTGTCCTGCACTAAAAAGTGTCTGCGGAGGGTGGAGAGTGCAGTAAAGAAAAGAACCACAATGCGAGCAGCGACCACCTCCACCTGCTGAGGGGGAAGAATCGGCTCCATGTCCAGATACTTCCTGAGGAGAGGAAAAGCAAGGTGTTAGGGCTCATTCCCATGTTCCATGAAAcacggacagggaagccctgtagtgaaTTCTTTACTTCATTATGGTACCGCAAAGATTCTAACACTTTCCCCGCTTACATGCATGATATTGGCAcatccactacagggcttccctgtccgtgTTGTCCGTGAGAATTAGTCCTAACACTCTGATACATCACAACTGCTCTGCTGCACTGAGTGACACTGACACTGCTACAACACTAAGGGTGAATTCAGAATACGGAATCCGCGTGGATAAATTGCAGCGGATTCCGGCGGCCGCGCACCTCTCCGCCGTCCCATAGAGACCATTCTATGCATGAGCAGATTCctcattctgccgaaagaattgacatgtcaattctttcggcggatagcagaatTGGCCCACCCATAGAATTgtgtctatgaagccggcggaaaggcgcacgacCGTGAGCAGATACTAGTGATGGAATCCACCAGAATTTATCCATGCGGATTCCGTAATTTGAATCCACCCTAACACTGAGAATGCTGCAGATCTATGTTACACCAATAACCAGTGACAACTTCAGGCCACTGCTACACTGAGAAACACCAAACTACTACAATACTCTGCTACGGCAGGTACCACTTATACTGGTGCCAATCTCTGCTATTCTGCCACAAGGCTACAGCAAATCTGCTACACAGAGAACCACTGAGACTGCAAAAATCCCCCACAACACTGCATGAATCGAGCACTGACTCCCACCACTGCATCCCTGCCTCAATGCCTCCCGTCAATGCATCTCACCACTGCATCAATGCCTCCCATAACtgcatcactgcctcctatcactgcctcccatcactgcatcactgCCTCCCATCACTGCCTCCCACCACTACATTACTGCATCACTGCCtcccatcactgcatcactgcctcccatcactgcatcactgcctcccatcactgcatcactgcctcccatcactgcatcactgcctcccatcactgcatcccatcactgcatcactgcctcccatcactgcatcactgcatcccatcactgcatcactgcctcccatcactgcatcccatcactgcatcactgcctcccatcactgcatcatggcctcccatcactgcatcccatcactgcatcactgcctcccatcactgcatcactgcctcccatcactgcatcatggCCTCCCATCACTGCCtcccatcactgcatcactgcctcccatcactgcatcactgCCTCCCATCACTACATTACTGCCtcccatcactgcatcactgcctcccatcactgcctcctatcatCAACACTGCATCACTGCATCGCTGCCTCCCATCATCAACACTGCAGCATTGCCtcccatcactgcatcactgcctcccatcactgcatcactgCCTCCCATCACTGATGCTGCTTTCCTACCCCAAGTACCACTAATTCTGCAATAATTTATCTTCACACCCGCTCCTGCCGCTGCACCCCTCACACTGACAGTATCTGCTGCACCAAGTAGCCTGCCCTAGTGTAGCAGAGCCGTCTGCTGGATTGGGGAGTGTCACTTACTGGAAGGGATTGCCTCCATCTCCTTTCTTCAGGAGTTTGTGATAGAGCCGCATGGTGAATGCCGcacagaggatgaggaggcaggCATACGAGAGGACGCTGATCACACTGAACTGGATTAGGCACAGCAGGCACAGGGTGATACCGGTGAGACAGCTGGCAGAGAGGGTGATGTCCCTCCAGTACAGGAGGTCTGccactgagagagagagagagaggggaaggaGACTGTCAGTATGGAGGAGGGCATCAGCATGGCCAGACAGTGTGAGGAGGGCATCAGCATGGCCATATGTATATTATCCACCTCAGGAAGCAGCACCACCCATGGCATACATGGAGTAATTGGCCTTGTATCATGTGATTGGGGGTGATGACAACAATGATAGTATTACAGATACATAATACTCCAGACGGCTTCCAGAGAATTCTGTACTGATCTGAAGCCTGAGGGTCTTATTAGACGAAATgacttttaacaattaacgatcgcaaacaagaactacttgaaatcgttcaccgtattacacagaacgatagtcgttactacgatcatttactccttataaccaatcagattccacttctcattcctcacagactctttggaaaatgaaaggtggaatctgattggttgctaggggcaactgggccagtttcactttacaccatgttagataaatctccccactgTGTTTATACAGAGTACGAGtatcaatgattttaggttcagcccaaaagatgcgatcaacaccACATGAACAATTTGTCAGTCATTACCTGCATTCACAGGTGTCAGTCTATACGTTATTGGGCCCCATACTACTTCCTTAATACAGGTCATTCACCATATAAGAGCAGTAATAACAATGGGATGATGGGCCCGGGGGTCGTACTGTAGTCAGGGGGCCACACTGCCCTCTGCCCCGGCCTGGGACCTATTGATCCTTCTACCAAATTAAGGGCCCTTATTAAAGAGGTAATAACATTAGGACCTTGGGCCCCATTTACTCCACAGGCCCCAGTCACGACGGGGCCCTCTGGATGCAGGACGGAGTGGTCAGATGTGGCCCTCTGGATGCAGGACTGGGTGGTCACATGTGGCCCTCTGGATGCAGGACTGGGTGGTCACATGTGGCCCTCTGGATGCAGGACTGGGTGGTCACATGTGGCCCTCTGGGTGCAGGACTTGGTGGTCACATGTGGCCCTCTGGGTGCAGGACGGGGTGGTCACATGTGGCCCTCTGGGTGCAGGACGGGGTGGTCACATGTGGCCCTCTGGGTGCAGGACGGGGTGGTCACATGTGGCCCTCTGGGTGCAGGACGGGGTGGTCACATGTGGCCCTCTGGGTGCAGGACGGGGTGGTCACATGTGGCCCTCTGGGTGCAGGACGGGGTGGTCACATGTGGCCCTCTGGGTGCAGGACGGGGTGGTCACATGTGGCCCTCTGGGTGCTGGACGGGGTGGTCACATGTGGCCTTCTGGGTGCAGGACGGGGTGGTCACATGTGGCCCTCTGGGTGCAGGACGGGGTGGTCACATGTGGCCCTCTGGGTGCAGGACGGGGTGGTCACATGTGGCCCTCTGGGTGCAGGACGGGGTGGTTACATGtgaccctctttccccccttgttGCCCTTCTCCCCATTTCCCCCTGTATTCGTCTCCCTCAGAACTCACCCGCTTTCCTCATGGTTTCCTCCTGGTAGCTGCTCCGGCTCTGGGGTGACAGGTGGTGGGACTCTCTGCGGCCGACGTCTGTGAGGGACAGAAGACGACACTAAATATAGACAGGAAGGGACAACCCCCCTGAGACTAGCAACAACCTCTGTCCAGAGAACCCCCCCTGAGGCCAAAAAAAGACCCTGAGAACAGCTGTCCACACCGGAGGGTCAGCTGCTCCGCACCCCTCATATACCAGCAGGAGCCACCTATAATGGGGTTCAGCAGCTATACCTTATATAAGATCCTCCACTCCTCCAGTGATGAAGGATGAGCCCCATgtgtccccacaatcaccctcatcatcctatTACAGCTGGGGCAGGTGTGCGACACAGCCGGGGATTCTTCTCATTCACAaaagctttaaaacaaagctgcgCGGCTTATAGAGATCACACAACGCCAGGCGATAAGCCGCAATGCTGGAGAGTTTGCCGGGAGGAACCCATTGTATCTGCATCACATAAtgttatcctgtactgatcccgagttacatcctgtattatactccagagctgcactcaccattctgctggtggggtcactgtgtacatacattacattactgatcctgagttacatcctatattatactccagagctgcactcactattctgctggtggggtcactgtgtatatacattacattactgatcctgagttacatcctttaatttattttattaactattttaaacataataaataaatacagaaataaatataGTGTATCTTAACAGAACAAAACAATactaaaaattaacaaaacaaaacacaccgTAACATAAGGTGGTAATAGTgctggtggtagtggtaatagtactggtggtggtagtaatagtactggtggtagtggtaatagtactggtggtagtggtaatagtactggtggtggtaatagtactggtggtggtaatagtactggtggtagtggtaatagtactggtggtagtggtaatagtactggtggtggtaatagtactggtggtagtggtaatagtactggtggtagtggtaatagtactggtggtggtaatagtactggtggtggtaatagtactggtggaggtaatagtactggtggtagtggtaatagtactggtggtggtaatagtactggtggtagtggtaatagtactgttggtggtaatagtactgttggtagtggtaatagtactgttggtggtaatagtactggtggtggtaatagtgctggtagtggtaatagtactggtggtggtaatagtactggtggaggtaatagtactggtggaggtaatagtgctggtggtggtaatagtactggtggtagtggtaatagtactggtggtggtaatagtactggtggtagtggtaatagtactggtggtagtgttaatagtactggtggtagtgttaacagtactggtggtagtgttaacagtactggtggtggtaatagtactggtggtagtggtaatagtactggtggtggtaatagtactggtagaGGTAATAgtgctggtggtggtaatagtactggtggtagtggtaatagtactggtggtggtaatagtactggtggtggtaatagtactggtggtagtggtaatagtactggtggtggtaatagtactggtggtggtggtaatagtactggtggtggtaatagtactggtagaGGTAATAgtgctggtggtggtaatagtactggtggtagtggtaatagtactggtggtggtaatagtactggtggtagtggtaatagtactggtggaggtaatagtactggtggtagtggtaatagtactggtggaggtaatagtactggtggtagtggtaatagtactggtggtagtgttAATAGTACTGGTGATAGTGTTAacagtactggtggtggtaatagtactggtggtagtggtaatagtactggtagaGGTAATAgtgctggtggtggtaatagtactggtggtagtggtaatagtactggtggtggtaatagtactggtggtagtggtaatagtactggtggtagtggtaatagtactggtggtagtggtaatagtactggtggtagtggtaatagtactggtggtagtggtaatagtactggtggtggtaatagtactggtggtagtggtaatagtactggtggtagtggtaatagtactggtggtggtaatagtactggtggtggtaatagtactggtggtagtggtcatagtactggtggtagtggtcatagtactggtggtggtaatagtactggtggtggtggaaatagtactggtggtggtggtaatagtactggtggtggtggtaatagtactggtggtggtggtcatagtactggtggtggtaatagtactggtggtggtggaaatagtactggtggtggtaatagtactgggggtggtggtaatagtgctggtggtggtaatagtgctggtagtggtaatagaagtggtggtggtaatagtgctggtggtggtaatagaagtggtggtggtaatagtgctggtggtggtaatagtgctggtagtggtaatagtactggtggaggtaatagtgctggtggtggtaatagtgctggtagtggtaatagaagtggtggtggtaatagtactggtggtggtaatatataCATCCCATCCCATGccccagtattatatacaatatatacaaacacaaaGACATTTACAATACACTAACTTCTGAAAATATATAATCTACTATacaaacccaacaataatgagacttctcagccccacacacagcccgaaagcccaagatcagcgcctgcaagccctatactccagtatctctacagcacaaaagactaatgtgccagcatcagccgccaccaggagaggagacgtagGCTAAGGTACTTTAAAGgcagagcccctccaaagacaagaggctccagcagcccccagcctcttgtactccagagagcgcaccttcaccaggtcacagtgtgcccctaaccacctcttCCACAaagggcgctgtgcccctaaccacctcatccacagggggcgctgtatccctaaccacctcatccacagggggcgctgtgcccctaaccaccttattcacagggggcgctgtgccactAACCACCTCATTCACAGAGGGCGCTGTgctcctaaccacctcatccacagagggcgctgtgcccctaaccacctcatccacagagggcgctgtgcccctaaccacctcatccacagagggcactgtgcccctaaccacctcatccacagggggcgctgtatccctaaccacctcatccacagagggcgctgtgcccctaaccacctcatccacagagggcactgtgcccctaaccatctcatccacagggggcgctgtatccctacccacctcatccacaggagggcgctgtgcccctaaccaccttatCCACagagggcgctgtgcccctaaccacctcatccacagggggcgctgtacccctaaccacctcatccacagggggcgctgtgcccctaaccacctcat
This genomic window contains:
- the RTN2 gene encoding reticulon-2, with the translated sequence MGHVLSFTHCKDAPSTASSTPDSCPPDGDLDDDPVTLADLWPLPSPQEPTFSYITIGSSAPLPRPAVRARKGRGLGRGQIPRKEEPEEETVTFVLLEKACQLTQALPLRNYEEQTLVEKPQPRVSGITMDVGRRESHHLSPQSRSSYQEETMRKAVADLLYWRDITLSASCLTGITLCLLCLIQFSVISVLSYACLLILCAAFTMRLYHKLLKKGDGGNPFQKYLDMEPILPPQQVEVVAARIVVLFFTALSTLRRHFLVQDTKESLKFLLLLYLLTYVGAVVNGLTLLLLGVIGVFTFPVMYKHNQALVDRYVSMVTGRFASFRAKFRAQLRKQGAKKD